DNA sequence from the Gemmatimonadales bacterium genome:
GCATTGACCCACCAGGGCGACATCAGACTGTATCCGAGCGGAACGAATGTCGTGCCCATCAACGGGAACGTGTTGTACATGAATCCAGCCCGCAACCCGGCGACAAAGGCCCCGGACATGACGGTAACGCCAATCAGAACTGTCACCGCCAGCACAGCGATGCGCCAGCCTCGGCTGGCCGGCGGATCAGCCCGCCGCGGCCGCAGGTCGGCCCAGGTCCAGAGTGCAACGAGCAAGATGGCAAGGGCAAGGCCGAGATGCGCAGCCAAACGGTAGGCACTGACTTCGGTTCGCCCCACCAGACCGCTCTGGACCATGTACCATCCAAGGACGCCCTGCCCCAGCGTCAGGATCGGCAACAGGGCCAGACGAAGCCGCAGATGCCGCGGCATCATGCCACGAAGCAGATAGACGACATAGGGAATGGCAAAGACGAGCCCGACGCCGCGCGCCACGATCCGGTGCAGCCACTCCCACCAGTAGATAAACTTGAAGCCGGCGAGCGTAATGCCCTGGTGGGTGCTCTGCGCCTGCGGAATGGCCTGGAATGCGGCGAAGGCGTCAGCCCAGCCTTGTTCGGTCAGCGGCGGGAAGATGCCTGAGACCGGTTTCCACTCGGTAATGGAGAGCCCGCTCTCGGTCAGGCGGGTAATGCCCCCCACGACGATCGCCAGATACACGGCGACGATACACCAGAAGAGCCAACGCCGAAGGGCAAGGTCAGAGGGAGTTGTCGAAGCGTCCATTCCCCAAATCTGTCGAGGACTCGCCCCCGATCCAATGCTCTGGTGGCATTGACGTTCTTCACGGCGGTCGTCCGCCGCTGATTTTGATCAGTTCAGCGTCCAACCGGGCAACTTCCACAGCCAACTGGGCCAGCCGTACGTCGACCCCCGCCAGACGGTGCTCCCGTCCCATCGATTCAAGCTCCTGCGCGATCTCGGCCACAGCCAGCCCGCCCATTCCGCTGGCCGATCCTTTGAGGGCATGCGCA
Encoded proteins:
- a CDS encoding COX15/CtaA family protein gives rise to the protein MDASTTPSDLALRRWLFWCIVAVYLAIVVGGITRLTESGLSITEWKPVSGIFPPLTEQGWADAFAAFQAIPQAQSTHQGITLAGFKFIYWWEWLHRIVARGVGLVFAIPYVVYLLRGMMPRHLRLRLALLPILTLGQGVLGWYMVQSGLVGRTEVSAYRLAAHLGLALAILLVALWTWADLRPRRADPPASRGWRIAVLAVTVLIGVTVMSGAFVAGLRAGFMYNTFPLMGTTFVPLGYSLMSPWWVNAFENPIAAQFHHRILALGTGAFALVLAWRAGGSTLTVDGVRAVRHLGGVVVLQVLIGIATLLLVVPVALGALHQLIGVAALTAGVLAVHRLRGSTVP